A window of Natrinema salifodinae contains these coding sequences:
- a CDS encoding GAF domain-containing protein — protein MTNPTTSRPRTVLYVAATEAAASDGAAALERAESGSERAVQPISSVERVRNWAPETDCVVFAETPTTAAGATLLDVIAACGETPLVLFTDASYAPTAARSTDGIDGYVRRDTDDAVSHLADEIEWVCHDRGVEDGPESEAATDGIGDDEPVAATGETAAPPDPAGRLLGSTPDLAACRDREELFDLVVASAADALDCEYCWLSTVHFGEFALRATGPATPDDIDPASREDPLDEVLRSGDPLRIDDLADDDRLSVSIDAAASLCCVPVGDVGVLQVATEVPDAFDERDCELLAEWGRAAAAVLERLDDAAGESAERERLRRELDRLRAERDRVADERDRFRRLFANGPEPAVRYEIDDDRPVIRDVNDAFTEVFDTDPEAIVGDPVDESPVPPGFEHRRATLIDSIRAGERRQVVSRRETVDGVREFLLTLVPLEATADRDRDGADASDGDRAGGDLAPAGLIVYSDVTEANRRERELAAATERLATIADRIEADVRTPLNVAREYLELAEETGDREHFAAVEDAQETVRERVERLLAIAGEEDVLVETEPVAVHDVARQAWLAVETGDARLVTRAAENRVVDADKTQLRELFEHLIQAVIEGEDGGGSGSEGEDGSEGNDSPAVTVGATDDGFYVVRRDPNVSAIETETGPGSEANPVPGRLAATNGTGSGLDTVERIAAAHGWSVGVAEDDGRIAFAFRGVDSVDGE, from the coding sequence ATGACGAACCCGACGACCTCGCGACCGCGGACGGTGCTCTACGTGGCCGCCACGGAGGCGGCCGCCAGCGACGGCGCCGCCGCGCTCGAACGCGCGGAATCGGGGTCCGAGCGGGCGGTGCAGCCGATCAGTTCGGTCGAACGGGTCCGCAACTGGGCCCCGGAGACCGACTGCGTCGTCTTCGCCGAGACCCCGACGACCGCCGCGGGGGCGACCCTGCTCGACGTGATCGCGGCCTGCGGAGAGACGCCGCTGGTGCTCTTTACCGACGCGTCGTACGCGCCGACGGCGGCCCGCTCGACCGACGGCATCGACGGCTACGTCCGCCGGGACACCGACGACGCCGTGTCCCACCTCGCCGACGAGATCGAGTGGGTGTGCCACGACCGCGGCGTCGAAGACGGGCCCGAGAGCGAAGCCGCGACCGACGGCATCGGTGACGACGAACCGGTCGCGGCGACCGGCGAGACGGCAGCGCCCCCTGATCCCGCCGGCCGCCTGCTCGGGTCGACCCCCGACCTGGCGGCCTGTCGCGATCGAGAGGAGTTGTTCGATCTGGTCGTCGCGAGCGCGGCCGACGCCCTCGACTGCGAGTACTGCTGGCTGTCGACGGTCCACTTCGGGGAGTTCGCGCTGCGGGCGACCGGGCCGGCGACCCCGGACGATATCGACCCGGCGTCCCGCGAGGACCCGCTCGACGAGGTGCTCCGGAGCGGCGACCCGCTTCGAATCGACGACCTCGCCGATGACGATCGGCTTTCGGTGTCGATCGATGCGGCCGCGTCGCTGTGTTGCGTCCCCGTCGGCGACGTCGGGGTGTTGCAGGTCGCCACCGAGGTACCGGACGCGTTCGACGAGCGCGACTGCGAACTGCTCGCCGAGTGGGGTCGCGCCGCCGCCGCCGTCCTCGAACGGCTCGACGACGCGGCCGGCGAGAGCGCGGAGCGAGAGCGGCTCCGCCGGGAACTGGATCGACTCCGAGCGGAGCGAGATCGCGTCGCCGACGAACGCGACCGGTTCCGACGGCTGTTCGCGAACGGGCCGGAGCCGGCGGTCCGCTACGAGATCGACGACGACCGCCCCGTCATCCGGGACGTCAACGACGCCTTCACCGAGGTTTTCGATACCGATCCCGAGGCGATCGTCGGCGATCCCGTCGACGAGTCTCCCGTCCCGCCTGGCTTCGAGCACCGGCGGGCGACGCTAATCGACTCGATTCGTGCGGGCGAACGCCGCCAGGTCGTCAGCCGCCGCGAGACTGTCGACGGCGTCCGCGAGTTCCTGCTCACGCTGGTGCCGCTCGAAGCGACCGCGGACCGGGACAGAGACGGGGCCGACGCCAGCGACGGCGACAGGGCTGGTGGCGACCTCGCTCCGGCGGGACTGATCGTCTACAGCGACGTCACCGAAGCGAACCGCCGCGAACGGGAACTGGCCGCCGCGACGGAGCGCCTGGCGACCATCGCGGACCGGATCGAGGCGGACGTCCGCACTCCCTTGAACGTCGCCCGCGAGTACCTCGAACTCGCCGAGGAGACGGGCGACCGGGAGCACTTCGCTGCGGTCGAGGACGCCCAGGAGACGGTGCGCGAGCGCGTCGAACGACTGCTGGCGATCGCGGGCGAAGAGGACGTCCTCGTCGAGACCGAACCCGTCGCGGTTCACGACGTCGCGCGCCAGGCCTGGCTCGCCGTCGAGACCGGCGACGCGCGACTCGTCACTCGGGCGGCGGAGAACCGGGTCGTCGACGCGGACAAGACGCAGCTGCGGGAGCTGTTTGAGCACCTCATACAGGCCGTCATCGAGGGCGAAGACGGGGGCGGGAGCGGGAGCGAGGGCGAGGACGGCAGCGAGGGCAACGACTCGCCCGCGGTCACCGTCGGCGCGACCGACGACGGCTTCTACGTCGTCAGGCGCGACCCGAACGTCTCGGCGATCGAGACGGAAACCGGTCCGGGATCCGAGGCGAATCCCGTTCCCGGTCGCCTGGCCGCGACCAACGGCACCGGGTCCGGGCTCGACACCGTCGAACGTATCGCCGCCGCTCACGGGTGGAGCGTCGGCGTCGCCGAGGACGACGGCCGCATCGCGTTTGCGTTTCGCGGCGTGGACTCGGTCGACGGCGAGTAA
- a CDS encoding twin-arginine translocation signal domain-containing protein, with the protein MPTRRSLLRKVGVTGVGTAAGVALLPSPPDATDPSGTVEATEPPAEIADWLGEPITDEDDAPIGRYHYEPTSDGFRPTAPFNVVLLPEADGERGLERVMSVLDDEGWVRSPEEYTRFAWDRETEAYVRQQATAAQTYYGTSGRRHVRCWSFESVVSMQAHEDTGARPKHGIASYRRGRETVEAIFEAAGWRVSPGAINLANEKGPDHDGFATVITEGP; encoded by the coding sequence ATGCCGACGCGACGCTCCCTCCTCCGGAAGGTCGGGGTGACCGGCGTCGGAACGGCCGCCGGCGTCGCCCTCCTCCCGTCGCCGCCCGACGCGACCGATCCCAGCGGCACGGTCGAGGCCACCGAACCGCCCGCGGAGATCGCCGATTGGCTCGGCGAACCGATCACCGACGAGGACGACGCGCCGATCGGCCGCTATCACTACGAACCGACGAGCGACGGCTTCCGCCCGACCGCGCCGTTCAACGTCGTGCTCCTCCCCGAGGCCGACGGCGAGCGCGGCCTCGAACGGGTCATGTCCGTCCTCGACGACGAGGGCTGGGTGCGAAGCCCCGAGGAGTACACCAGGTTCGCCTGGGATCGAGAGACCGAAGCGTACGTCCGCCAGCAGGCCACGGCCGCCCAGACCTACTACGGAACCAGCGGCCGCCGTCACGTCCGGTGTTGGTCCTTCGAGAGCGTCGTCTCGATGCAGGCCCACGAGGACACCGGCGCGCGCCCGAAACACGGGATCGCCTCCTACCGGCGCGGCCGCGAGACCGTCGAAGCGATCTTCGAGGCCGCCGGCTGGCGAGTCTCGCCAGGCGCGATCAACCTGGCGAACGAGAAGGGGCCCGACCACGACGGGTTCGCGACCGTCATCACGGAGGGCCCCTGA
- the alaS gene encoding alanine--tRNA ligase, with translation MSELADEYRLEYFEEEGFERKECPECGAHFWTRDHDRVTCGEPPCEEYGFIDNSGFEGSYSLEEMRETFLSYFEDHDHERIDPYPVAANRWRDDVLLTQASIYDFQPLVTSGKTPPPANPLTVSQPCIRMQDIDNVGKTGRHTMAFEMMAHHAFNTREDAEEDYAYEGEVYWKDHTVELCDGFFESMGVDLDEVIYIEDPWVGGGNAGPAIEVIYRGVELATLVFMCMEQDPDGEFEMKDGNRYSYMDTYIVDTGYGLERWTWVSQGTPTVYEAVYPDMIEFLKDNAGLEHTEEEEALVHRAAKLAGHMDIDEAEDMETARGEIADELGVDVDELETLMEPLEDIYAIADHCRTLAYMLGDGIVPSNVGTGYLARMVLRRTKRLCDTVGVDAPLDELVDMQAERLDYENRDTIRDIVRTEVEKYRETLERGGRRVESLAEEYAKKDEPIPTDELIELYDSHGIQPDMVAEIAEEAGADVDVPDDFYSLVAQRHDTPEGVEEVEEDEDERFSDLPETEKLYYDDQERTQFEAVVLDVFEREEGYDVVLDQTMFYPEGGGQPSDTGTLSTDDTTVEVEDVQIEDGVILHRTDEDPGKGELVNGQIDGSRRRQLMRHHTATHIVIHAARQVLGEHVRQAGAQKGVESSRIDVRHYDRIDRAAVKEIEAVANEIVMDNTQVTQEWPDRHDAEAEHGFDLYQGGIPPGEQIRLIHVDEDVQACGGTHVARTGDIGSIKVLNTERVQDGVERITFAAGEAAIESTQVKEDALYEAAEILDVSPEEVPETAERFFEEWKARGKEIEDLTEQLAAARAGGGGGGEEVDVGDTTAVVDRIDADMDELRATANALVEDGKIAVLGSGESGAQFVVAVPDDVGVNAGEVVGELASRVGGGGGGPPDFAQGGGPNVEDLDAALEDAPDVLRQVQDA, from the coding sequence ATGAGCGAACTGGCGGACGAGTACCGCCTCGAGTACTTCGAGGAGGAAGGGTTCGAGCGCAAGGAGTGCCCGGAGTGTGGCGCTCACTTCTGGACGCGCGATCACGACCGGGTGACCTGTGGTGAGCCGCCCTGCGAGGAGTACGGCTTCATCGACAACTCGGGCTTCGAGGGATCGTACAGCCTCGAAGAGATGCGCGAGACCTTTCTCTCCTACTTCGAGGACCACGACCACGAACGCATCGATCCCTACCCCGTCGCCGCGAACCGCTGGCGCGACGACGTCCTGCTGACCCAGGCGTCGATCTACGACTTTCAGCCGCTAGTGACGAGCGGGAAGACGCCGCCGCCGGCCAACCCGCTGACGGTCTCCCAGCCCTGCATCCGGATGCAGGACATCGACAACGTCGGCAAGACCGGTCGGCACACGATGGCCTTCGAGATGATGGCCCACCACGCGTTCAACACGCGAGAAGACGCCGAGGAGGACTACGCCTACGAGGGCGAGGTCTACTGGAAGGACCACACCGTCGAGCTCTGCGACGGCTTCTTCGAGTCGATGGGCGTCGATCTCGACGAGGTCATCTACATCGAGGACCCGTGGGTCGGCGGCGGCAACGCCGGCCCCGCCATCGAGGTCATCTACCGCGGCGTCGAACTCGCCACGCTGGTCTTCATGTGCATGGAGCAGGATCCCGACGGCGAGTTCGAGATGAAAGACGGGAACCGCTACTCCTACATGGACACCTACATCGTCGACACCGGCTACGGCCTCGAACGGTGGACGTGGGTGTCCCAGGGGACCCCGACCGTCTACGAGGCGGTCTACCCCGACATGATCGAGTTCCTGAAGGACAACGCGGGGCTCGAACACACCGAGGAAGAGGAGGCTCTGGTCCACCGCGCCGCGAAGCTCGCGGGCCACATGGACATCGACGAGGCCGAGGACATGGAGACCGCCCGCGGCGAGATCGCCGACGAACTCGGCGTCGACGTCGACGAACTCGAGACCCTCATGGAGCCCCTCGAAGACATCTACGCGATCGCCGACCACTGTCGCACCCTCGCGTACATGCTCGGGGACGGCATCGTCCCCTCGAACGTCGGGACGGGCTACCTCGCGCGGATGGTCCTCCGGCGCACCAAACGCCTCTGTGACACCGTCGGCGTCGACGCCCCGCTGGACGAACTCGTCGACATGCAGGCCGAGCGTCTGGACTACGAGAACCGCGACACGATTCGCGACATCGTCCGCACCGAGGTCGAGAAGTACCGCGAGACCCTCGAACGCGGCGGCCGCCGGGTCGAGTCGCTCGCCGAGGAGTACGCGAAAAAGGACGAGCCGATCCCGACCGACGAGCTGATCGAGCTCTACGACTCCCACGGTATCCAGCCCGACATGGTCGCGGAGATCGCCGAAGAGGCCGGCGCCGACGTCGACGTCCCCGACGACTTCTACAGCCTGGTCGCCCAGCGCCACGACACCCCCGAGGGCGTCGAGGAGGTCGAGGAGGACGAGGACGAGCGCTTCTCGGACCTCCCCGAGACGGAGAAGCTCTACTACGACGATCAGGAGCGCACCCAGTTCGAGGCGGTCGTCCTGGACGTCTTCGAGCGCGAAGAGGGGTACGACGTCGTCCTCGACCAGACGATGTTCTACCCCGAGGGCGGCGGTCAGCCCTCGGACACGGGGACGCTCTCGACCGACGACACAACCGTCGAAGTCGAGGACGTCCAGATCGAAGACGGCGTCATCCTCCACCGGACCGACGAGGACCCCGGTAAGGGCGAACTCGTCAACGGTCAGATCGACGGCAGCCGCCGGCGCCAGCTCATGCGCCACCACACGGCGACCCACATCGTCATCCACGCCGCCCGCCAGGTGCTCGGCGAGCACGTTCGCCAGGCCGGCGCCCAGAAGGGCGTCGAGAGTTCGCGGATCGACGTCCGCCACTACGACCGGATCGACCGCGCGGCCGTCAAGGAGATCGAGGCGGTCGCCAACGAGATCGTGATGGACAACACCCAGGTCACCCAGGAGTGGCCCGACCGCCACGACGCCGAGGCCGAGCACGGCTTCGACCTCTACCAGGGCGGGATCCCGCCAGGCGAGCAAATCCGGCTGATCCACGTCGACGAGGACGTCCAGGCCTGCGGCGGCACCCACGTTGCCCGCACCGGCGACATCGGCTCGATCAAGGTCCTGAACACCGAGCGCGTTCAGGACGGCGTCGAGCGCATCACGTTCGCGGCCGGCGAGGCCGCGATCGAGTCGACGCAGGTCAAAGAGGACGCCCTCTACGAGGCCGCCGAAATCCTCGACGTCTCGCCGGAGGAGGTCCCCGAGACCGCCGAACGCTTCTTCGAGGAGTGGAAGGCTCGAGGCAAGGAGATCGAAGACCTCACGGAACAGCTCGCCGCGGCCCGCGCCGGCGGCGGTGGCGGCGGCGAGGAGGTCGACGTCGGCGACACGACCGCGGTCGTCGACCGGATTGACGCCGACATGGACGAACTGCGCGCGACCGCGAACGCCCTCGTCGAGGACGGCAAGATCGCGGTGCTGGGCAGCGGCGAGAGCGGCGCCCAGTTCGTCGTCGCCGTCCCCGACGACGTGGGCGTCAACGCCGGCGAGGTCGTCGGCGAACTCGCCAGCCGCGTCGGCGGCGGCGGTGGCGGCCCGCCGGACTTCGCCCAGGGCGGCGGCCCCAACGTCGAGGACTTAGACGCGGCGCTCGAGGACGCGCCCGACGTGTTGCGGCAGGTTCAGGACGCGTAA